ATCAGGGATCTCTGGTGGAGGAACCGCTGGATCCAGCTTTGGTGCCCAGACTGATGGGTTTCCTGAAGTTGGAGGATGGTAAGTTTGGCATGGTGCTTTTAAGAAAGACCCTTCAAATAGAGGAAAGATACCCATACCCTGTTCAACTGGAGGCGATTTATGAAACGATAGACCAGACGCCTATGCGTAGACTGGAGAAGGCAAGGCATAAAGGTTTCGTGCAAAAGTGCAAGACCGCTGGAATTGAAGGCCAAGTGGTGCAGTCTGCTGGCTCAAATACAGTTGGTTTGCAACCACAGATTAATACAGCAGTAAATACAAGGCGGCAGAGGGTTAGACCCGTCCCTCAGCCTACCCAGACGACTCAGGCACAAATATCATCTGCATTAACTACAACCAAAAAACTTACAACGACTACCTTGAAAACTACAACCACCAAACCTCCAACGACAACCACACAACCTGCTACAACTACAACAATTACAACAACCACAGCACCTACTACTACCATTTTACCTTCAACAACTACAACTGTTACCACAGTTGTACCCACCACAATGGAGCAAACACATCCAGACACAACCTGGACTACAACACCTAAAGAAAAGACTCAAAATAGTCACCCAGTTACTTCTAACTTACGCAAACAACATAAAGAAAAGTACCTTGACCCCACACAAAAGATGCCGACTGCAGTCCTACCAACACACAGGTCTGCACAGAAGCCCAAAAACAAACCGCCTGTAGTAAAACACGGATGGAGAGAAAAGCTTAGTCAGCACACAAGAGAACGGGACGCACTGAGGCCCACTGCTGAAAAACCAGAGACAGAACTTATGACCAGCCCAAAGGGGAGAGCTAAACCTGACAGTGCTGACAGGGGGAAGAAGACGGATAGGCCTGAAAAGCCTTTAAAGAAGATACCTGCTGGGAAAAAAGACCCCAAAGTGACTAAGGAGACAAATGTCAGCATTCAGAATAAAAACACAGCACAAAAAACAAACGCTTTTGAAGAAAGAGCTGTTGTGGACCAAACAATGAATCCGAAGAAATCATTAGAAacatttttgagttactttcagAGAAGACGACGCCTCATAGTATGTATTGTATCAGTGAGACACATGGGCACAATTACTGTAGAGAAACATAAAATAGGGCTCACCAATAAAAGAGAGGCCAATGTCCTTGGGCCAGTTCAAGAGAAATTTTAGCCAGATGGAGCTGTGCtatgtcttattattattataatttttttccacatAAGAATTTGTGATGGAATTCTGATGATCAGATTTTGTAGctacatatcaattattaaaaatttgtagctttatttttctgttttcagaaatattaatatgtaattttaagctcgttcatatttacatacatataatttaaaatattttcattgatGAAAGAAATAGTAATTGATAAATGCgaaaaatatatctttaaaatcATGATTTCTTAACAATAAATCTATTGGGCCCTTACTGTTGAGCTCTATCGATGCCTTTTCACTCATTACACATACATTTCTCTTAAAAGTAATGGATTTACATTGGAATCTGCAGTTCCATGATGaactacagtgctcagcacaatTGAGTAGACCCTTTTTTGGAAgtgaatgtttttattcatttctcagtgaatataggcaatgtattttggtgcatttaaacaaaacagatttattaaacagatatatttattaaaataatatgttagtcaccaaatatattgagaaattgaaagataataccattaaattcaagcaaaatattgcaaaaaatttacAACCTTACAAATTTAGaaaattttaacttattttttcaaattttttgcttctcttgatttttaaatttgtatttaatatttttctatgacatataaatttgggtttgctatttttttaagaattatcgtaagttattttgttagataagctccagatttggcttcagcgctgactaatctaatgtgtatgcacatttaatattgcatagcttcctattaaaaatacgaatttaaaagatagatttgtgaggggtgtacttataaatGCTGAGCACTCTATCAAGCTTTTCTATTGGACAAAAAATTCTGTACACTCTCAAAATGCTGGCTTGTTTCAATATGGATATATGAACCAACAAAATTAACCCAACAataggtttatatatatttatctataattTGGTTTGAATAAACAACAGCATTTTAGTGAAGAGTTTACTTTTttgtacattattttttaatcttcAAACTAAGCAAAAATTAAAGAAACATGTAAAATCCCCCTAGAGAAACCTGTATTTTTAAGAGGTTGCTTTATGATGTACAAGTTtcaagttttattattttattatttgataaaaTTATCATGTTTGGAACAGAAAAACACTGAATAAATGTCTAAAAACGCTCAGATATTTATTAATCTTCTGAAGTCTTTGTCTGCAGGTCATTACAGCTCCAGATGAGCAGAATCATATGTACAGTGAACAAAGGGATGAATACCTGGAGCAAGTGTGTGATATGGCTCTACGTAAAATTTCTATCATCAGCATCTTTGGTCCCCTAACAAACAGTACCATGAAAATCGAACACTACCAGACAGGTCGGTGCTGCTTTAAATGTTTGATTTCAAAATATACTATGAGAATGCTGTCACTGAgatgaaaacatttaaatattatacaGAACAGGACAAGCCTCTGCGGGGTCTGCCAGACAGTGATCTTATCAACCAGGACCTCATCACAGCATTTAGGAAGCAATTTGGGATGATTGATAACGATTTCAACATGGTACTGACAGATTTTGACATGAAAGTGAAGGTGAGCtctaaaaaaacatacttttttgtaTATGAGGTGTAATTTCTGACTACAagggatacactgtaaaaatgttataaTCATTTAAGTAATGCAAattttaacttgatgttttaagtctgtttaactgatgtaAGTTTGAACTGAggtttaaaatttatttgattcattgtAAAAATTGAAAGCCGTAGTCATTTTTTACAGCGTGGTTCGCTTAGATATAAAAATTAACTTTTTACTCATTCTAAAGTGGTTCCAaaacctttctttttttctggtgaacaccaaagatatttagaaaattgttgtaaaacaaatactatagaagtcaacggTGATagggtttccaacatttttcaaaatatctaatttCTTGTTTAACATAAGAATGAAATcaaacttgttttgttttggatgaactgtccttttaagatTACCATGCTAAATTAAACTATTCTTGTTTCCACAGCAACGGTATGAAGTGCCGATTGTTATGAAAGCAATGTTTGACTATATTGACACGCTGTCAACACGCATTAAAGAGATAGAGCAGCAGAGGAAACTTGGAGCTATGTGCAAGAAAGAAGATAAATCAAGATCGCTAGAGGACTTCCTATCTAGGTTAGGAATATTTACCTATTCCAGTGATTGAatttattagtatatttttaCAAGTCATTAACATAAGCAATGTCTGCATTTTTTATGTCATGGTCTCTTATAAGATTCCGTTGGAGGCGGAGACTGTTTATAATATCCACCCCTAGTGATGAAGAATGGGCCTATCAGCAACAACTCTACGCCATTAATAGCCAAGCCTGCAATCTGGGTGAGCTCATTTCAGTAAACCTTAGTAACTTCATTTAGAAACAACATCGCTGTTTGTGAAATAGTGCTGCTGGACTAATATAGACTGATTATAGACAAACCACAAAGCAGGACTCTAGCTTAGGGATTCCAAAATGGTTTTGTCAAGATGAGCCCATTTGGGGTAcaaaaatgtactgaaaaaaaaagaggtaaCCCTTTAGATTAAGTAACAATTAACAACATtcactggcttattacctgcctaatattaagatattaactgtttataatcacttataaagtatgatttgattttacatccctaatactACTCAATATCTATACTTAACTACTACATTAGTAACTATTAagaagcagctaattagtagtttgttgagctaaaagtcttagttaatggtttgttaataatgtgaattgtacataaaaaaaaacacaagctgcgtccgaaatcgcctaatACTCAGTTGGCActgaatttgaatttaaacgtactactcggccattagaaaagtttgttctacacagtatgaatgtgagcagtatgaatggattTCGGACGTAtaacatccgccattttgtcatgatcacgtgacctaccctcGTGAGTTGTGTCGCTTccctcccattcatgaattctctcgcaaggcatgggatgcgcacttcagaaccttcagaagtagtaggtcatctgggtactttttGCATtctgatttttgaattctatgaactTGGACATACTGcttggctcacatactgattttagtgtactacATATATAATATGGAAGTATGCCGTTTCTGCATatcatatcaaaataaatataaaaagaaacaaaaatattgtgcatttatgaagtgtgcttcacacaggtgagtggcttgacaaaccacaacactcttctctctttctatctcaattaaattcaattcaataactgctttattgacatgacaaatgttacaaatgtattgccaaatcATTTATacagtttactttaaaaagaacatacataaatactaaaaaaaaacagtaaacagaGTAAATAGTAGTATgagtagtaaaaaataaataaataataacaataattcattcattcattttgtttttggctcagtccctttatttatcaggggtcgcaacaggggaatgaaccgccagcttatcaagcatgtgttttacacaatggatgcccttccagctgcaaccgagtactgaagatcatccatacacacttgtttacacacatacattacggacaatttagcttattcaattcacctatacccatatgtctttggactgtgggggaaaccggagcacccggagcaaacccacgcgaacatggggagaacatgcaaactccacacagaaatgccaactgacccaggtggggctcgaaccagcgaccttcttgctgtgaggcggctatgctaatcactgagccactgtaccgcattaaatatatttgttgaaGCAATTTTCTTTTGCATTCCTATTTAGTAAACTATTATTCATTCCCATTTGGTTCTATTACATCAATGTAAAATACCTTAATTATACCCTAATTATACCACAAATTAGTTCAGACAACAAACACTATAAACCAATTAATATGATTACcaattaaaacaaatgctaataTGATTAATATGAAAATTCTTTCAGCAAAGTGTTTTGGGGTCCTAgaaagcataaaatcatacaatctAAGAATTCACTAGACTGAGAATGTGCAAGAAATTTGAGACTTTATGACACCACTCTCAACATCAACATTATTACCATTTTGTGAAATGTATACAAAACGCTCTAAGAGCTTTGCTGTATCAACATCACTCCCATTTGTTTATGTAACTTGGGAAAATAGACAGTTTTTTGTTCCCAGAAATTCCATGTTAAgcatttgtaaacaaattttgGGGTCGGGTGCGGTCAACACCCTATGCAATAATGTCAACAGCTGTCATCTATGTCTACAtttacaatcaaaaatgcatgatttcaCAGAACTACTCCTAAATCCACTGTTGACCTCCAAACAACCTCATCATTTCAATATAACAACTCAAACAGacataaaaaaaagtatttggaGTTGatcttcactcaaaaaaaaagacttttgctgcttgttcaaactacttatttaaaatgagtttgtctgcagggacaacttaatttttaatgtttaatccacttaaatttgtaaaaacaattaacttaacccttgtgcactgttcaaatttactacccttttgttatgttaggtatgaaaacatccactgaattaaactgctgatcagataaatatttttttcatttttttgactaaatctgttaatcaaccacaatcctgatcaaaactactaaatgtttttaagaattacaaaactctttaattgccaaattcatacaTGATTGCACTGATTTGGAgaaaaataacacacaaaatgacgtattttcaatatgaaaagtaattgtggactggatttttttcttttatctcaGTCTTGGACATGTCAATTATTAGTAACAACAGTGGCTtcgatgcattgttagattttcattttttctctctaatttactgttggtggttgtttttgccccattgacttctattataaccacatttgatggtgcataaatacacagtctttgtttttgtttactccatgtagttcttaGAGCTACAAaagcatattttgattttctcagacacattaaGTGTggaaaggtcactctcacacagaaacacacactttaatttgctgttatattccatataaaatccagaaactaagctttctTTTGCACagacctatctaaagggttaagggtgccaactgatgatcaactgtaaaaaattacaaattcaaCCCCTTAAATTTgacaattaaaaatgcatgattatatggtgtcatggtttcgcaatttaaaaaaaatgtggttataatggaagtcaatgggcaaaaacagccacagacagaaaattagggggaaaaaagaaaatcaatcaaaaacaatgcatcaaaggcaatgctgtttcacatgtccaagactttgataaaagtaaaaaaaaaatccagcctACAATAACCTTTTATATTGAGAATACGTCATTTTGTGAGGTTTTTTCACCAAattagtgacatcatttatgaatttggcaattaaagagttaaaattctgtaattttctaagcaatttagtagttttgatcaggactgaggttgattaacagatttatgcaaaaaaatatttatctgatgcattttacagaagtttaattcagtggatgttttcatcctgaacataacaacAGGGTAATAAATTTGCCTAGAGTGTATCGTTGAGTTCtttaaaaatttcaaagcattttctcaaaatatgtgtcaatatAAAATTTGTCACCAAAGaacattctgctagctgaaacacagaaaaagttatggccaaattgagactcaaaatcaccccagaatgAGATGAGAACacccccaacagtacataagggtttatttgtgttgggacaacatgaaggaattgtggttttttttacagtgttggtcaAGTCTGATTATCCTGAGAGTTTCCTTCAGATATAAATGCACATATGTATTGGTACTATTCTTTTAATTGGAACCAGTTCTCATCTGCACAGGAACCCTCGATTTACAAAAGGCTCTGAAGAATGGGactaataaaaatagcatcaCGCAGTCCTTTTACGGCTCTTTTGTTGGCTATTTTGGATGTAGGAACATTGCAAAGAATCTCTCTCTGCATTCTTTACAATCCAGAAGGACCTGTGAATGTTTAGAGTCGTGCGTAGCGATCCGACAGGGACCACTTCCTCTCTGGGGCATGACAGCTTGATTGATACCCTCGTAAACTAAGGCCCGTTTtagaacaaaaaacaacaacggACATCTTTAATGCAGATGACATGCACGTTTCAGAGAACATATCTGCAAAAACTCTCAATCAACTTCCATGAATAGTACAAACCTGAGTAAtcctttgttgttttgttgtttcataTGGAACTAAAAGTCATATCAGTCTACTTGTTCAGATAAACAGGAGTATGTGTTGATTATCAGTTAGTATATTATTGGTTTATGTTGTATTGTTGTGTTATCATCAGTAATGCCTTTCATTTTTGGAAAATATACGTTTGGGGATTGTGTGTACAAATGTCTAAAGACAAAATGGACCATAAATCCAGTTGTAAGTGTTAATTTctttgaaattgagatttatacatcaagctcatgaataaataagctttccattgatgtatggtttgttaggattgtACAATATTTGGCTATTAGATACAACTATTGAAAAAATCTGTAATCTGAGAATTCAAACTAATCAAAATATggagaaaatcatctttaaagttgTCTTAATTAAGTACTTAACAAAAGTTTTGGATGTTTACAAAATGTCCTCATGGAACATGACTTAATACTCTTAATACCTGACTTAATACTTGacttaaaaatcaataattttcacTCACAATtgctaaaaaatacaatataagtgCAATATGAGATTtgtttttgtgatccagggtcacaatTATGTAAATATGTGTACAGATGTTAGATGAGTGCAAAACTGTCAATAAAAGTATGCCTTAATTACCAGcaaaattctttcattcattttccttcagcttagtccctatgttcattaggggtcaccacagcgtaatgaaccgccaactcatccagcatatgttttacacagtggatgccgttccagctgcagcccagcacttggaaacatccatacacactcgttcacacacatacactaggccaatttagcatattcagttccacaaaccagcaaccttcatgctgaggtgacaatgctaaccactgagccaccgtgtcagcAAAATTAGGTATTAAATTCATTAATGTGAGTAGGAGGGGACTTTCAAGTAAAGCAGAAGAGCTGAAATACAGCGGTTTCCCttgtttttgtaaacaaaacagtttggctgtattaacattttattagaaattaaacTGCAGTCTTGGACAGTGCTTATGCCTCGTGGAGAGATCTTGGATTGGCTTCTTTtggttatttcaagagttcacactaagaTAAGGATTGACTATGTTAGCAGGTTTAGCATGCTGTGCtggaagagaaccctgagctaggaaatagatgagcccaaggctcctgcctggtcaatgagTATTAAGGGCATACGAGATTAGGTAGTTCTCGAGGGCTCCTCTGATTCATTTAGCCTATACCTTGGTTAATAAGATGGCTCTATGGAAATACACTGCCAACCACGCTAGTGTGTACgcattaagtgcttgtgactgttactattatttaattcacttgtgtcacatgtctttagactgtgggaggaaaccggagtacctggggaaaacccacgcaaacacagggagaacatgtaaactccgcacagaaagtGCTGACTAGCTCAGCTCAGACttaaaccagtaaccttcttgctctgagacAGCAGTGCTGGAATGGcattatgaataattataaacaaatccAGATGTATAAAAGCCTGAACTGAGAATAATTTATAATGAAACAGATTTAAGTAGATTATAGTATAAGCACTGTGTGGGCCTAGTGAGTGCTTTCTCTGGGCTAAGTGAGGGCTGCCCATGCAGGGCAAAATCTCAGTGGCCCTGCACTCACAGCCCACTGGGGGCCCTTAGGCTAACCTTCTTTTTGGTAAGCTTTACATCGATGGTGTTTTGCCTCTTTTGGTCAGTTGGCCTCTCAATTTAATGTCCCTAAAGCTAATTTTTTCAGATATTCACAAAATCGAGATTTTGTGCGCTAAAAATTTGTTAACTTTCCAAATGCACCTCCTGCTTCAGATCTAGACACCATACTGGGCATAGAACCCTGTGCTAAAGGTTCAATTTCtaaattgtttaatatcattgttAATCTGCAATTTTCTTCCGATAATTTACGGACCACCTGGTCTCAAGACATTGGAATTGACATTAACGAGGAGACATGGAAAGCTATCTTGAACAGGGTTAACACTTCCTCGATCTGTGCACGTCAAAGCCTAATACAATGCAAGGTAGTGCATAGAGCTCATTAGTCCAAAAGCAGGCTAGCTCGCATCAATCCGTCTATTGACCCTGAGTTCGACAGGTGTGCTTCTGGTTCAGCTACTTTAATCCATATGTTTTGGTGCTGTCCTTCCATGCTTTCTTTTTTGGAGACAAATTTTCCTCTCGCTGTCGGCTATTACCACTGTTGATATCCCACCGTGTCcaattattggtttatttgggGTTCTCCCGTCTCACCACTCTTTACCCTCTCATTTTGTAGACTTTGTAGTCTTCTTAACTCTTCTGGCTAACTGGAAGAGCCCTTATACCCTCCTTCTCACACTTGTTGGATAagaaatgttcattattttatgaaattagaGAAAATTAGGTACTCTCTTCACCGACCTAGCACTATTGTTATAAAATTGTGGGAACCCCTTCGCAAACATCTATAAACTCTTCAGCTTGACCATGCTCCTTCTGATTCCAATTCCAATAAGTCCAATTCCAACCCCCCCAATAAGCTTGGTACTAAATACTAGTTCTGGTCATCACATTGTAGACTTGTTTTTTCTGTATATAAGATTGCACtagggtttttcttttttaattattattattattttttttattcttattattatttttttgctcaaaatactccagtgtatttgcttattgttgcatgtttttggtgtcttttttgtatgttttagtagtgtgttttacaatgtataaatttaaaaaagtaagtaatttCAATATTACTTATACAGTCATGTTAATATCACTTTGGTTGCAAATAAGGCTTTTGTTTGGGCAACTCTGCATGTATATGAATGACAGCATactttgttttctcttttaaaaagTCTATTAATGTTATACTCagtaaaaacaagactaaaggcAATATAGCAAGActacagtgaagatgacagtcaaaaacaacacaacaagataagtacactgaaaaaaaatattcaaaggtcaTTCCTtggatttaaacattttttaaagataagtggttgtaaattatttatttgggctggatataaacaaagttgaacattactaaattttatttgtttgtttaaattcaacagatatgaattacaacaattgtgcagacatcatttttttcagtgtataaagaacaataaaacaacaaaaaaatggatAGTACGAACGACAGAACAAGATGACAGTTAAAATGTTAGTAAATATGACAGTAAGAATGACAGAAATAAGACCACTGTAAAGATTACAGTAAAAATGACCGCACAAGAGGACAGTAAAAATAATAGTA
Above is a window of Danio aesculapii chromosome 6, fDanAes4.1, whole genome shotgun sequence DNA encoding:
- the ccdc80l1 gene encoding coiled-coil domain-containing protein 80 isoform X1; this translates as MKNLQVYVILVTLTWIQASDLDYTGTERGNAQLQSNTFVNKYTKDVQSNRRLSGLSASGNTHILRKPQNDQENARPPARRVLKGQRPALFRKLSVNDSIPAQETSLVAASSINILAGFAGKNRVLIISAPNDSDGYYRLMMNLLKPDVYCEMADRHMQQIIMFHEKGKMGGKVRRVSNQGSLVEEPLDPALVPRLMGFLKLEDGKFGMVLLRKTLQIEERYPYPVQLEAIYETIDQTPMRRLEKARHKGFVQKCKTAGIEGQVVQSAGSNTVGLQPQINTAVNTRRQRVRPVPQPTQTTQAQISSALTTTKKLTTTTLKTTTTKPPTTTTQPATTTTITTTTAPTTTILPSTTTTVTTVVPTTMEQTHPDTTWTTTPKEKTQNSHPVTSNLRKQHKEKYLDPTQKMPTAVLPTHRSAQKPKNKPPVVKHGWREKLSQHTRERDALRPTAEKPETELMTSPKGRAKPDSADRGKKTDRPEKPLKKIPAGKKDPKVTKETNVSIQNKNTAQKTNAFEERAVVDQTMNPKKSLETFLSYFQRRRRLIVITAPDEQNHMYSEQRDEYLEQVCDMALRKISIISIFGPLTNSTMKIEHYQTEQDKPLRGLPDSDLINQDLITAFRKQFGMIDNDFNMVLTDFDMKVKQRYEVPIVMKAMFDYIDTLSTRIKEIEQQRKLGAMCKKEDKSRSLEDFLSRFRWRRRLFIISTPSDEEWAYQQQLYAINSQACNLGLRHMSLLKLLGKTLDDMSGVLELYPINGSSSVDREALSASLVQDIRNYFQISQEYFSMLLVGKDGNVKSWYPSPMWSMSIIYELVDSMQLRRQEMAIQQSLGMRCPDHDYTHHDGYHEAYHQGYAY
- the ccdc80l1 gene encoding coiled-coil domain-containing protein 80 isoform X2, coding for MKNLQVYVILVTLTWIQASDLDYTGTERGNAQLQSNTFVNKYTKDVQSNRRLSGLSASGNTHILRKPQNDQENARPPARRVLKGQRPALFRKLSVNDSIPAQETSLVAASSINILAGFAGKNRVLIISAPNDSDGYYRLMMNLLKPDVYCEMADRHMQQIIMFHEKGKMGGKVRRVSNQGSLVEEPLDPALVPRLMGFLKLEDGKFGMVLLRKTLQIEERYPYPVQLEAIYETIDQTPMRRLEKARHKGFVQKCKTAGIEGQVVQSAGSNTVGLQPQINTAVNTRRQRVRPVPQPTQTTQAQISSALTTTKKLTTTTLKTTTTKPPTTTTQPATTTTITTTTAPTTTILPSTTTTVTTVVPTTMEQTHPDTTWTTTPKEKTQNSHPVTSNLRKQHKEKYLDPTQKMPTAVLPTHRSAQKPKNKPPVVKHGWREKLSQHTRERDALRPTAEKPETELMTSPKGRAKPDSADRGKKTDRPEKPLKKIPAGKKDPKVTKETNVSIQNKNTAQKTNAFEERAVVDQTMNPKKSLETFLSYFQRRRRLIVITAPDEQNHMYSEQRDEYLEQVCDMALRKISIISIFGPLTNSTMKIEHYQTEQDKPLRGLPDSDLINQDLITAFRKQFGMIDNDFNMVLTDFDMKVKQRYEVPIVMKAMFDYIDTLSTRIKEIEQQRKLGAMCKKEDKSRSLEDFLSRFRWRRRLFIISTPSDEEWAYQQQLYAINSQACNLGTLDLQKALKNGTNKNSITQSFYGSFVGYFGCRNIAKNLSLHSLQSRRTCECLESCVAIRQGPLPLWGMTA